The Deinococcus metalli genome window below encodes:
- a CDS encoding metal ABC transporter ATP-binding protein, whose protein sequence is MLGVNHLTVTYGTQVALEDATVRFEAGQFSAIIGPNGAGKSTLLRTLVGLLPDHAGAVQFDPGHTARECISYVPQQQTLDWAFPVTVWDVAMMGRTGRLGWLRFPGRKDREIVEDALRETGVADLRHRHIGALSGGQRQRVLLARMLARRGHLLLLDEPLTGVDAATQESLMALLRAEADRGRAVVMVTHDLEQARRWCDHLVLINRRVIASGTPEEVYTPHNIELTFSSSHLGHMHAEA, encoded by the coding sequence ATGCTGGGCGTGAATCACCTGACCGTCACCTATGGAACGCAGGTCGCGCTGGAAGACGCCACCGTGCGCTTCGAGGCGGGGCAGTTCAGTGCGATCATCGGCCCGAACGGCGCGGGCAAGAGCACGCTGCTGAGAACCCTGGTGGGCCTGCTGCCGGATCACGCGGGCGCGGTGCAGTTCGACCCCGGCCACACGGCCCGCGAGTGCATCAGTTACGTGCCGCAGCAGCAGACGCTCGACTGGGCGTTTCCCGTGACGGTGTGGGACGTCGCCATGATGGGCCGCACCGGCCGCCTGGGGTGGCTGCGCTTCCCGGGGCGCAAGGACCGCGAGATCGTCGAGGACGCTCTGCGGGAGACCGGCGTGGCCGATCTGCGCCACCGTCACATCGGCGCGCTGTCCGGCGGGCAGCGCCAGCGCGTGCTGCTCGCGCGGATGCTCGCTCGGCGCGGGCACCTGCTGCTGCTCGACGAACCGCTGACCGGCGTGGACGCCGCCACCCAGGAGAGCCTGATGGCCCTGCTGCGCGCCGAGGCCGACCGGGGCCGCGCGGTCGTGATGGTCACGCACGACCTCGAACAGGCGCGGCGCTGGTGCGACCACCTCGTGCTGATCAACCGCCGGGTCATCGCCAGCGGCACGCCCGAAGAGGTCTACACGCCGCACAACATCGAGCTGACGTTCAGTTCGAGCCACCTGGGGCACATGCATGCGGAGGCGTAA
- a CDS encoding metal ABC transporter permease, with product MHVLSDPLQFGFFVRALLAVVLVSVLCALIGAWVVLRGLSYIGDAMSHAVFPGIVAAFLTKGNLLVGALIAAILTALGIGAIGNRGGLKQDSAIGIVFVGMFSLGIVLLSRAPTFTSDLSAFLIGNPLGVSAADLWGALAVTAVVGGLLTAIQKELLLASFDPTEARAVGLPVRRLNNLLLVLIGLVVVLTVQLVGTTLSVSLLITSSAAARLLARSLRKMILLAALLGSVGGITGLYVSYYLDTAPGATIVLVNTAVFLLALLVRRRDA from the coding sequence ATGCACGTCCTGAGTGATCCCCTCCAGTTCGGGTTCTTCGTGCGGGCGCTGCTGGCGGTGGTGCTCGTCAGCGTGCTGTGCGCCCTGATCGGGGCGTGGGTGGTGCTGCGCGGCCTGAGTTACATCGGGGACGCCATGAGCCACGCGGTGTTTCCCGGCATCGTCGCGGCGTTCCTCACGAAGGGCAACCTGCTGGTGGGCGCGCTGATCGCCGCGATCCTGACCGCCCTGGGCATCGGGGCGATCGGAAACCGGGGCGGGCTCAAACAGGACAGCGCCATCGGCATCGTGTTCGTGGGCATGTTCTCGCTGGGCATCGTGCTGCTGTCGCGCGCTCCCACCTTTACCAGCGACCTCAGCGCGTTCCTGATCGGCAATCCGCTGGGTGTCAGCGCGGCCGACCTGTGGGGCGCGCTGGCCGTCACGGCAGTCGTCGGCGGCCTGCTGACCGCCATCCAGAAGGAACTCCTGCTCGCGTCCTTCGACCCCACCGAGGCGCGTGCCGTGGGCCTGCCGGTGCGCCGACTGAACAACCTGCTGCTGGTGCTGATCGGGCTGGTCGTGGTGCTGACCGTGCAGCTCGTGGGCACCACCCTCAGCGTGAGCCTGCTGATCACGTCCAGCGCCGCCGCCCGGTTGCTGGCGCGCAGCCTGCGCAAGATGATCCTGCTCGCCGCCCTGCTCGGCAGCGTGGGCGGGATCACGGGTCTGTACGTCAGCTACTACCTGGACACCGCGCCGGGCGCGACCATCGTGCTGGTGAACACCGCCGTGTTCCTGCTCGCGCTGCTGGTGCGGCGGCGGGACGCCTAG
- a CDS encoding nucleotidyltransferase domain-containing protein translates to MTAAHTLPPGKLLPVAFLVQHVWIERVRLLARADERVVAALTYGSFTKGEGDEFSDIEFWLFVRDDALAQVDRVRWVEAVAAPLAVLTDLPNHLTVAIFEGYRRGEFHFAPASELNTVRSWAPNGPFPPPESMLLVDRTGELRRHLQYLHGHPPRHGGPPEMLEVIGGFINWSVQGAHVLRRGEDARALNTLGILHVHLLQLARLVEGTTLHWPTPSKGAETDLSDEAYARLRACTAALDPHALERAYAHTWAWGQELAGILLGRVGKEWPAVFAVPFGALVSPVQASGTLEPPGSVARRP, encoded by the coding sequence GTGACCGCTGCCCACACGCTGCCGCCGGGTAAGCTGCTGCCTGTGGCCTTCCTCGTCCAGCACGTGTGGATTGAACGGGTTCGCCTCCTCGCCCGGGCCGACGAGCGCGTGGTGGCTGCCCTCACCTACGGCTCGTTCACGAAGGGCGAGGGCGACGAGTTCAGCGACATCGAGTTCTGGCTGTTCGTGCGCGACGACGCCCTGGCCCAGGTGGACCGTGTCCGGTGGGTCGAGGCGGTGGCGGCGCCCCTCGCGGTCCTCACGGACCTCCCGAATCACCTGACGGTGGCGATCTTCGAGGGCTACCGCCGGGGCGAGTTCCATTTCGCTCCCGCGAGCGAACTGAACACGGTGCGTTCCTGGGCGCCCAACGGCCCCTTTCCACCGCCCGAGTCGATGCTGCTCGTCGACCGGACGGGCGAACTGCGCCGCCATCTTCAGTACCTCCACGGTCATCCCCCACGCCACGGCGGGCCGCCAGAAATGCTGGAGGTGATCGGCGGGTTCATCAACTGGAGCGTGCAGGGCGCGCATGTCCTGCGCCGGGGCGAGGACGCCCGCGCCCTGAATACCCTCGGCATCCTGCATGTCCACCTGCTTCAGCTGGCCCGCCTGGTGGAGGGCACCACCCTTCACTGGCCCACCCCCAGCAAGGGGGCCGAGACGGACCTCTCGGACGAGGCGTACGCGCGGTTGCGGGCGTGCACCGCGGCGCTGGACCCGCATGCGCTGGAACGCGCCTACGCCCATACGTGGGCCTGGGGCCAGGAGCTGGCGGGCATCCTCCTGGGCCGCGTGGGGAAGGAGTGGCCGGCAGTGTTCGCCGTTCCGTTCGGGGCGCTGGTCAGCCCGGTTCAGGCCAGCGGCACGCTGGAACCGCCCGGTTCCGTCGCCCGCAGGCCCTAG
- a CDS encoding gluconokinase: MHPTTAVIVMGVSGSGKTTLGRALAARLGWAFADADDFHPPANVEKMARGEPLTDADRAPWLAALHAVIARHAREGSPLVLACSALKDRYRQTLTGDLGGVRFVHVHGPRELIEARMRARQHFMPPSLLDSQFAALEPPTDAVMVDIARPVEQEVEQVVRALELA, from the coding sequence ATGCACCCCACCACTGCGGTCATCGTCATGGGCGTCTCGGGCAGCGGCAAGACCACGCTGGGCCGCGCCCTGGCCGCGCGGCTCGGCTGGGCCTTCGCGGACGCCGACGACTTCCACCCGCCGGCGAACGTGGAGAAGATGGCGCGCGGTGAGCCCCTCACCGACGCCGACCGCGCGCCGTGGCTGGCGGCCCTGCACGCCGTGATCGCGCGGCACGCGCGGGAGGGCTCGCCGCTGGTGCTGGCGTGCTCGGCCCTGAAGGACCGCTACCGGCAGACCCTGACCGGCGACCTGGGCGGGGTGCGCTTCGTGCATGTGCACGGCCCGCGCGAGCTGATCGAGGCGCGCATGCGGGCGCGCCAGCACTTCATGCCGCCCAGCCTGCTGGACAGTCAGTTCGCGGCGCTGGAGCCGCCCACCGACGCCGTGATGGTGGACATCGCCCGGCCGGTGGAGCAGGAGGTCGAACAGGTCGTGCGGGCGCTGGAGCTGGCCTAG
- a CDS encoding DUF2268 domain-containing protein encodes MTTSPVNTLDALRAVLTAPEPQQDALYRQRVLEPLRPVWEGLLRSAPPTGDPAMTAARVMKLYRPEHGAARGLEAAAQVEAAGVVAACLAAVRHAGDTLRPAEHGVHLPPLHVAVTLAEPGGLGADGVTGAANVPGWVLLSLWPQRLPDGTWNHTKLPAIAAHEFHHAVRFAQPDWTVSMTLGAYLVAEGLAEVFAAELHGEASLGSWTTTLREADLRALAPRYGAVLDDRDFTTVRGYIFGDSVMREYGGHRDLGVPPYAGYALGYHVVRDFLRRSGRTVEQATYLPWREIAAGSGWFGA; translated from the coding sequence ATGACCACCAGTCCTGTGAACACCCTGGACGCCCTGCGCGCCGTCCTGACCGCCCCGGAGCCCCAGCAGGACGCCCTGTACCGTCAGCGTGTCCTCGAACCGCTGCGGCCCGTGTGGGAGGGCCTGCTGCGGTCCGCCCCGCCCACCGGCGACCCCGCCATGACCGCCGCCCGCGTGATGAAGCTGTACCGGCCCGAGCACGGCGCCGCGCGGGGACTGGAGGCCGCGGCGCAGGTGGAGGCCGCCGGGGTGGTCGCGGCCTGCCTCGCCGCCGTCCGGCACGCCGGAGACACGCTGCGGCCTGCCGAGCACGGCGTCCACCTGCCGCCCCTGCACGTCGCCGTGACCCTCGCGGAACCCGGCGGCCTCGGCGCGGACGGCGTGACCGGCGCGGCGAACGTGCCCGGCTGGGTGCTGCTGTCGCTGTGGCCGCAGCGCTTACCGGACGGAACGTGGAACCACACGAAGCTGCCCGCCATCGCCGCGCACGAGTTCCACCACGCCGTGCGCTTTGCCCAGCCGGACTGGACAGTTTCCATGACCCTGGGTGCGTACCTCGTCGCCGAGGGCCTAGCCGAGGTCTTCGCTGCCGAGCTGCACGGCGAGGCCAGCCTCGGCTCGTGGACGACCACCCTGCGCGAGGCTGACCTGCGCGCTCTGGCTCCCCGCTACGGCGCGGTACTGGACGACCGGGACTTCACCACGGTGCGCGGGTACATCTTCGGGGATTCGGTCATGCGGGAGTACGGCGGGCACCGCGACCTGGGCGTGCCGCCCTACGCCGGCTACGCGCTGGGCTACCACGTCGTGCGGGACTTCCTGCGCCGCAGCGGGCGGACCGTCGAGCAGGCCACATACCTTCCGTGGCGGGAGATCGCTGCCGGCTCCGGGTGGTTTGGGGCGTGA
- a CDS encoding ABC-F family ATP-binding cassette domain-containing protein gives MPIQLRKVARTYGDRSVFEDVELDVAPGLRLALVGANGSGKSTLLRVMAGLDAPDAGTALVTGRVALLAQQEDPGIGTLLDTVTPPALRAAQVAFDAASAALEGGSEAALTAFAEAEETYRLAGGYDFAGRAAAVLAGLGLDAGADAARLSGGQARRTLLARLLLSPADVYLLDEPTNHLDADGARWLEGWIRASGAAFVLASHDRAFLDAVATQTAELERGHLSVYPGGYSEAMALKATLREAQERDFEAYRRKRAALDEERRRQASKSGVPENRNRARDNDKFLSTFKSERGQQIYSARARAMQKQIDRLDAQATEKPFADRRTLRLELPPVPPGPAEVLTVQGLRVCRDGHPVLDGVTLHARRGEKIALTGPNGGGKSTLLGALLGQFPHAGTVHWGANLMTYVAGQHGEELSGLDTVGDALLDANPLLTPHQLHEVAAQLWLPGPASTLSSLSGGQRTRLSLARLSVTRAQVLVLDEPTNHLDIRMIEALEDVLLAFPGAVLFASHDRTLIRRVATRVWRVGGGGVEENPGS, from the coding sequence GTGCCTATTCAACTCAGAAAGGTCGCCCGGACATACGGCGACCGGTCAGTCTTCGAGGATGTGGAGCTGGACGTGGCGCCGGGCCTGCGCCTCGCCCTGGTGGGTGCCAACGGCAGCGGCAAGAGCACGCTGCTGCGCGTGATGGCCGGCCTGGACGCGCCGGATGCCGGCACGGCGCTGGTCACGGGCCGGGTGGCCCTGCTCGCCCAGCAGGAGGACCCGGGCATCGGCACGCTGCTGGACACGGTCACGCCCCCGGCGCTGCGCGCGGCCCAGGTGGCCTTCGACGCGGCCTCGGCGGCGCTGGAGGGCGGCTCCGAGGCGGCGCTCACGGCCTTCGCGGAGGCCGAGGAGACGTACCGGCTGGCCGGCGGCTACGACTTCGCGGGCCGTGCGGCGGCGGTGCTCGCGGGCCTGGGCCTGGACGCCGGGGCGGACGCGGCGCGGCTGTCGGGCGGGCAGGCGCGCCGGACGCTGCTCGCGCGGCTGCTGCTGTCGCCCGCCGACGTGTACCTGCTGGACGAGCCCACCAACCACCTCGACGCGGACGGCGCGCGCTGGCTGGAGGGCTGGATTCGCGCCTCGGGCGCGGCCTTCGTGCTCGCCAGCCACGACCGCGCCTTTCTGGACGCCGTGGCGACCCAGACGGCCGAGCTGGAACGCGGCCACCTGAGCGTGTACCCCGGCGGCTACTCGGAGGCGATGGCCCTGAAGGCCACGCTGCGGGAGGCGCAGGAACGGGACTTCGAGGCGTACCGCCGCAAGCGCGCCGCGCTGGACGAGGAACGCCGGCGTCAGGCGAGCAAGAGCGGCGTGCCGGAAAACCGCAACCGGGCGCGCGACAACGACAAGTTCCTGTCCACCTTCAAGAGCGAGCGGGGCCAGCAGATCTACTCCGCCCGCGCCAGGGCGATGCAGAAGCAGATCGACCGCCTGGATGCGCAGGCGACCGAGAAACCCTTCGCGGACCGCCGCACCCTGCGCCTGGAGTTGCCCCCGGTCCCGCCCGGCCCGGCGGAGGTGCTGACGGTGCAGGGGCTGCGCGTATGCCGGGACGGGCACCCGGTGCTGGACGGCGTGACTCTACACGCCCGGCGCGGCGAGAAGATCGCGCTGACCGGCCCGAACGGCGGCGGCAAGAGCACGTTGCTGGGCGCGCTCCTCGGCCAGTTCCCGCACGCGGGCACGGTGCACTGGGGCGCAAACCTCATGACATATGTGGCCGGGCAACACGGCGAGGAACTCTCGGGCCTGGACACAGTGGGGGACGCGCTGCTGGACGCGAACCCGCTGCTCACGCCCCACCAGCTGCACGAGGTCGCCGCGCAGCTGTGGCTGCCCGGTCCGGCCTCCACCCTGTCCAGCCTGTCGGGCGGGCAGCGCACCCGCCTGAGCCTCGCGCGGCTGAGCGTCACGCGGGCGCAGGTGCTGGTGCTGGACGAACCGACCAACCACCTGGACATCCGCATGATCGAGGCGCTGGAGGACGTGCTGCTGGCCTTTCCCGGCGCCGTGCTGTTCGCCAGCCACGACCGCACGCTGATCCGGAGGGTGGCGACGCGGGTGTGGCGCGTGGGCGGGGGCGGCGTGGAGGAGAATCCGGGATCATGA
- a CDS encoding cytidine deaminase family protein: MTGPDSMLDGSRPHDALIAEAAGALRPHRVGDRLFGDVACVLVSGSGQHFHGVCIDTGSGTGFCAEHAAIAAMVTAGEYSIASIVAVLRQEESGQLSVLPPCGRCREFIRQIDPGNIGTQVILGRAEARPLGDLLPRWEWPEPLT; this comes from the coding sequence ATGACCGGCCCTGACTCCATGCTCGACGGTTCCCGGCCCCACGACGCGCTGATCGCCGAGGCGGCCGGCGCGCTGCGCCCCCACCGGGTGGGTGACCGCCTGTTCGGGGACGTCGCTTGCGTGCTGGTCAGCGGTTCCGGACAGCACTTCCACGGCGTGTGCATCGACACGGGCTCCGGCACCGGCTTCTGCGCCGAGCACGCCGCCATCGCGGCGATGGTGACGGCCGGCGAGTACTCCATCGCGTCCATCGTCGCGGTGTTGCGCCAAGAGGAGAGCGGCCAGCTGTCCGTGCTGCCGCCGTGTGGCCGCTGCCGGGAATTCATCCGCCAGATCGACCCCGGCAACATCGGCACGCAGGTGATCCTGGGCCGGGCCGAGGCGCGGCCGCTGGGCGACCTGTTGCCCCGCTGGGAGTGGCCCGAGCCGCTGACCTGA
- a CDS encoding quinone oxidoreductase family protein — MSHAITVHAFGGPDVLTWEERPLPVPAAGQVRVRVTLTGVNYADLLARQGRYGNAAPPFTPGLDAVGVVDALGDGVTGLSVGQRVACYPVGGGYATHVLASATLCLPVPDGVPDESAAALTMLATAYGILTTAARLEPGESVLIHAAGGGVGHLAVQYARALGAGRIIGVVGSEARAAFVRDLGVDDVIDRHREDFAARVQDITGGRGVDVILDSVGGDTAERGAGVLARFGRLVTYGHAGGRPGLIPTAPLHRECRAVIGYSNGTLRQHRPEQARRTTLEALDVLARGGVRVHIGARVPLRGAAEAHRIVESGRVEGKVLLTVG, encoded by the coding sequence ATGAGCCATGCGATCACCGTCCACGCGTTCGGCGGCCCGGACGTCCTGACCTGGGAGGAGCGCCCCCTGCCGGTGCCGGCGGCCGGTCAGGTGCGGGTGCGCGTCACATTGACCGGGGTGAACTACGCCGACCTGCTGGCGCGTCAGGGCCGGTACGGCAACGCCGCGCCGCCCTTCACGCCCGGCCTGGACGCGGTGGGAGTGGTGGACGCGCTGGGTGATGGGGTCACCGGCCTGAGCGTGGGGCAGCGGGTCGCGTGTTACCCGGTGGGCGGCGGCTACGCCACGCACGTGCTGGCGAGCGCCACACTGTGTCTGCCCGTGCCGGACGGCGTGCCCGATGAGTCGGCTGCCGCGCTGACGATGCTCGCCACCGCCTACGGCATCCTGACCACGGCCGCGCGGCTGGAGCCCGGCGAGAGCGTGCTGATCCACGCGGCGGGCGGCGGGGTGGGGCACCTCGCCGTGCAGTACGCCCGCGCGCTGGGAGCGGGGCGCATCATCGGCGTGGTCGGCAGCGAGGCGCGCGCCGCCTTCGTCCGGGACCTGGGCGTGGATGACGTGATCGACCGCCACCGGGAGGACTTCGCCGCGCGCGTGCAGGACATCACCGGCGGGCGCGGCGTGGACGTGATTCTCGACTCGGTCGGCGGGGACACGGCCGAGCGCGGCGCGGGCGTGCTCGCGCGCTTCGGGCGGCTCGTGACGTATGGGCACGCGGGCGGGCGGCCCGGCCTGATTCCCACCGCGCCCCTGCACCGCGAGTGCCGCGCCGTGATCGGCTACAGCAACGGCACCCTGCGCCAGCACCGCCCGGAGCAGGCGCGGCGGACCACGCTGGAGGCCCTGGACGTCCTGGCGCGCGGCGGCGTGCGCGTGCACATCGGGGCGCGCGTGCCCCTGCGAGGCGCGGCCGAGGCGCACCGGATCGTCGAGTCCGGCCGGGTGGAGGGCAAGGTGCTGCTCACCGTGGGCTGA
- a CDS encoding nitroreductase family protein: MTTATEVHPTAAHTVAEAIQTRRSIRKFVQEPMNQDDLHEILRLASLAPSAWNAQTWRFAVVQSQDVKAKLQEAAYGQAQIGNAPAVIVVYSDMEDTLNTVDEIAHPGMGEQGLEYIRNTFNNVFGGQDVAQRGQWGLSQANIAFGFLMLAARSLGYDTVPMLGFNPQAVRDLLGLPEHVQFAGLLPVGKRAEDGFPHHRHSVERITKFY; this comes from the coding sequence ATGACGACCGCCACCGAAGTCCACCCCACCGCCGCCCACACCGTTGCCGAGGCGATCCAGACCCGCCGCAGCATCCGCAAGTTCGTCCAGGAACCCATGAACCAGGATGACCTGCACGAGATCCTGCGCCTCGCCAGCCTGGCCCCCAGCGCGTGGAACGCCCAGACGTGGCGTTTCGCCGTCGTGCAGAGCCAGGACGTCAAGGCCAAGCTCCAGGAAGCCGCCTACGGCCAGGCCCAGATCGGCAACGCCCCCGCCGTGATCGTGGTCTATTCCGACATGGAAGACACCCTGAACACCGTCGACGAGATCGCCCACCCCGGCATGGGGGAACAGGGCCTCGAGTACATCCGCAACACCTTCAACAACGTCTTCGGTGGGCAGGACGTGGCCCAGCGCGGCCAGTGGGGTCTGTCCCAGGCGAACATCGCCTTCGGCTTCCTGATGCTCGCCGCCCGCAGCCTGGGCTACGACACCGTGCCCATGCTCGGCTTCAACCCCCAGGCCGTGCGCGACCTGCTGGGTCTGCCCGAGCACGTCCAGTTCGCCGGCCTGCTGCCCGTCGGCAAGCGCGCCGAGGACGGCTTCCCGCACCACCGCCACAGCGTCGAGCGCATCACGAAGTTCTACTGA
- a CDS encoding winged helix-turn-helix transcriptional regulator, translated as MSTEHTGFCPVYRAIGVLQEKWVLHIVRSLLDGEKGFNELARAVGGCNSATLTQRLEHLETLQIISKRTEDSHGKLARSVYSLTPAGRELQAVIDAIDTWGRVHLLPPLPDAQSA; from the coding sequence ATGAGCACGGAACACACTGGATTCTGCCCGGTCTACCGGGCGATCGGGGTGTTGCAGGAGAAGTGGGTGCTGCACATCGTCCGCTCCCTGTTGGACGGCGAGAAGGGCTTCAACGAACTCGCCCGCGCGGTCGGCGGCTGCAACAGCGCCACCCTCACCCAGCGGCTGGAGCACCTCGAGACCCTGCAGATCATCTCCAAGCGCACCGAGGACAGCCACGGCAAACTCGCCCGCAGCGTGTACTCGCTGACGCCCGCCGGGCGCGAACTGCAGGCGGTGATCGACGCCATCGACACCTGGGGCCGCGTCCATCTCCTTCCCCCGCTCCCCGACGCGCAGAGCGCGTAA
- a CDS encoding AraC family transcriptional regulator, translating into MTRRFAVELGWRTLLRDLNVRELAVLRRAGLPDDLFSRPGQGLDTGEYFRFWLGLEAEVRDPLLPLRVMETITTELFSPPLFAALCSATLVQAAHRLATYKALIAPMELDVRASPSGTLTLTPRWLEAVGDVPVIVTVTELAFFVRLARMATRDRVPALEVTLPDLPARSHMPAYTEFFGVRVTRGERPSITFGATDAVRPFLTENAAMWQVFEPELRRRLSDIGDRASMGERVSAVLLELLPGGAAGIDVVAARLNVSTRTLQRRLDAEGVTFRALINVTREKLARHYLTRTVLSGAEIAFLLGFTDPNSFFRAFREWTGVTPDTVRRVLT; encoded by the coding sequence ATGACCCGCCGGTTCGCGGTGGAACTCGGCTGGCGCACGCTCCTGCGTGACCTGAACGTGCGCGAGTTGGCCGTCCTGCGCCGCGCCGGGCTGCCGGACGACCTCTTCTCGCGGCCCGGTCAGGGCCTGGACACCGGGGAGTATTTCCGCTTCTGGCTCGGCCTGGAGGCGGAGGTGCGTGATCCGCTGCTGCCCCTGCGGGTGATGGAGACGATCACCACGGAACTCTTCAGTCCGCCGCTGTTCGCCGCGCTGTGCAGCGCCACCCTCGTGCAGGCCGCGCACCGACTGGCCACGTACAAGGCCCTGATCGCCCCGATGGAACTGGACGTGCGGGCCTCGCCCTCCGGCACCCTCACCCTGACACCGCGCTGGCTGGAGGCCGTGGGCGACGTGCCCGTGATCGTCACGGTGACCGAACTGGCCTTCTTCGTGCGGCTGGCGCGCATGGCCACGCGGGATCGGGTGCCGGCGCTGGAGGTGACGCTCCCCGATCTGCCCGCGAGGAGCCACATGCCGGCCTACACCGAGTTCTTCGGCGTGCGCGTCACGCGGGGTGAGCGGCCCAGCATCACCTTCGGCGCCACGGACGCGGTGAGACCCTTCCTGACCGAGAACGCGGCGATGTGGCAGGTCTTCGAGCCCGAGCTGCGCCGGCGCCTGAGCGACATCGGCGACCGGGCGAGCATGGGCGAGCGGGTCAGCGCCGTGCTGCTGGAACTGCTGCCGGGCGGGGCCGCCGGCATCGACGTCGTGGCGGCCCGGCTGAACGTCAGCACACGCACCCTTCAGCGCCGGCTGGACGCAGAGGGCGTGACCTTCCGCGCGCTGATCAACGTCACCCGCGAGAAGCTGGCGAGGCATTACCTGACCCGGACGGTACTGTCCGGTGCCGAGATCGCCTTCCTGCTCGGCTTCACCGACCCCAATTCGTTTTTCCGCGCGTTCCGCGAGTGGACCGGCGTGACCCCCGACACCGTGCGGCGGGTGCTCACCTGA
- a CDS encoding oxidoreductase, protein MSIILITGASSGIGKAAAQRLLNEGHTVYVAARRTEAMQDLQARGALPLRLDITREDEITAAVERITAQHGGLDVLINNAGFGMYGSVEETTLEDARSQFEVNVFGMARLTQLVIPVMRGQGRGRIIITSSMGGRIYTPLGAWYHATKHAVEGWSDALRLELAPFGIDVVLIEPGIIGTEFGTVMTGPMLERSGSGPYARLAHAVAGATAPMSKPDVVAGAISRAVTARRPRTRYVAGSLARPLMFIRKHLGDRVYDRVIMAPFGRG, encoded by the coding sequence ATGAGCATCATCCTGATCACGGGCGCCTCGTCGGGCATCGGCAAGGCGGCGGCGCAGCGCCTCCTGAACGAGGGCCACACCGTCTATGTCGCGGCCCGCCGCACCGAGGCCATGCAGGACCTGCAGGCCAGGGGTGCGCTGCCCCTGCGGCTGGACATCACCCGCGAGGACGAGATCACGGCCGCCGTCGAGCGGATTACCGCCCAGCACGGTGGGCTGGACGTGCTGATCAACAACGCCGGATTCGGCATGTACGGCTCGGTGGAGGAGACCACCCTCGAGGACGCCCGCTCTCAGTTCGAGGTGAACGTGTTCGGCATGGCCCGCCTGACCCAGCTGGTCATTCCCGTGATGCGGGGGCAGGGCCGCGGCCGGATCATCATCACGTCCTCGATGGGTGGGCGCATCTACACGCCGCTGGGGGCGTGGTATCACGCGACCAAACACGCGGTCGAGGGCTGGAGTGACGCCCTGCGTCTGGAACTCGCGCCGTTCGGTATCGACGTGGTGCTGATCGAGCCCGGCATCATCGGCACGGAGTTCGGGACCGTGATGACGGGGCCCATGCTGGAACGCTCGGGAAGTGGCCCGTACGCGCGGCTGGCCCACGCGGTCGCCGGCGCCACCGCGCCCATGTCGAAGCCGGACGTCGTCGCCGGCGCGATCAGCCGGGCGGTGACGGCCAGGCGGCCGAGGACGCGCTACGTCGCCGGCAGCCTGGCCCGGCCCCTGATGTTCATCCGCAAGCACCTGGGCGACCGCGTGTACGACCGGGTGATCATGGCCCCGTTCGGCCGGGGATGA